A single genomic interval of Halorubrum aethiopicum harbors:
- a CDS encoding CobD/CbiB family cobalamin biosynthesis protein has translation MTLAAAGAIALAAALDRTFSEPPAPLHPVAWLGRVVGALDDRLPDAPAVGVGFAAVLPVAFAALLAAPVAAAGALSPSPVSAAAAAGLVLFACSSHRMLLAVARDVIDLADRDLEAARRELRSLAGRDATDLSAEHVRSAAVESAAENLADGLIAPLLGFVAGAAVGAVAGLQPAGGLAVAAGAAAWVKGVNTLDSMLGYRDRRAGRAPARLDDAVMWLPARATALLILAAGGRRTATGPASGLRRTRSAARAPDSPNSGWPMGSLAAVLGVRLAKPETYTLLPAEALPTASEARTGVRVVSRAGWLGIGVAGVSLAL, from the coding sequence GTGACGCTCGCGGCGGCCGGCGCGATCGCGCTCGCCGCCGCCCTCGACCGAACCTTCTCGGAGCCGCCGGCCCCCCTCCACCCGGTCGCGTGGCTCGGCCGCGTCGTCGGCGCGCTCGACGACCGCCTCCCCGACGCCCCCGCCGTCGGCGTCGGGTTCGCGGCCGTCCTCCCCGTCGCCTTCGCCGCCCTCCTGGCCGCGCCCGTCGCCGCGGCCGGCGCGCTCTCCCCTTCTCCCGTGTCCGCCGCCGCGGCCGCGGGGCTCGTCCTCTTCGCCTGCTCCAGTCACCGGATGCTGCTGGCGGTCGCGCGCGACGTGATCGACCTCGCCGACCGCGACCTCGAGGCGGCGCGCCGCGAGCTCCGCTCGCTCGCGGGTCGGGACGCGACCGACCTGTCGGCCGAACACGTCCGGTCCGCGGCCGTCGAGAGCGCGGCGGAGAACCTCGCCGACGGCCTGATCGCGCCCCTTCTCGGCTTCGTCGCCGGAGCCGCGGTCGGCGCGGTCGCCGGGCTCCAGCCGGCGGGCGGGCTCGCCGTCGCCGCCGGCGCGGCCGCCTGGGTCAAGGGCGTCAACACGCTCGACTCGATGCTCGGGTACCGCGACCGGCGGGCCGGCCGGGCTCCCGCGCGGCTCGACGACGCCGTCATGTGGCTCCCGGCGCGGGCGACCGCGCTCCTGATCCTCGCGGCTGGCGGGAGGCGGACCGCGACCGGACCTGCCTCGGGCCTCCGGCGGACTCGATCGGCGGCTCGCGCCCCCGACTCCCCGAACTCCGGCTGGCCCATGGGGTCGCTCGCGGCGGTCCTCGGCGTGCGGCTGGCGAAGCCGGAGACGTACACGCTCCTCCCGGCGGAGGCGCTTCCCACCGCGTCGGAGGCGCGGACCGGCGTGCGGGTCGTCTCGCGGGCCGGCTGGCTCGGGATCGGCGTCGCGGGGGTGTCGCTGGCGCTGTGA
- a CDS encoding DUF7321 family protein: MVDESVIAAAAGLSVTASLPFLLYGAWIMIDAEVVTWNVLTRHLRYILVGLLLTTVPVATWMVPRILGQLSGGAVIHAFFGLQAYALLTFALTGIVRIFQAKRDADAYEDPDVDIDEIHEDMGHWRSRLRVGVAGFMILWLCAWLSGLYRFYNLHLAQLL; this comes from the coding sequence ATGGTCGACGAGTCGGTGATCGCGGCGGCGGCGGGGCTGTCCGTGACGGCGAGTCTCCCCTTCCTCCTGTACGGCGCGTGGATCATGATCGACGCCGAGGTGGTGACGTGGAACGTGTTGACCCGTCACCTGAGATACATCCTCGTCGGCCTCCTGTTGACGACCGTGCCGGTCGCGACCTGGATGGTCCCGCGGATCCTCGGCCAGCTGTCGGGCGGGGCGGTGATCCACGCCTTCTTCGGGCTCCAGGCGTACGCGTTGTTGACGTTCGCGCTCACCGGGATCGTCCGGATCTTCCAGGCCAAGCGGGACGCCGACGCCTACGAGGACCCCGACGTCGACATCGACGAGATCCACGAGGACATGGGCCACTGGCGGAGCCGGCTCCGCGTCGGCGTCGCCGGATTCATGATCCTCTGGCTCTGCGCGTGGCTCTCCGGGCTCTACCGCTTTTACAACCTCCACCTCGCGCAGCTGCTGTAG
- a CDS encoding HAD family hydrolase, which yields MAVTFDLFGTLVDVEYPTDPAEVVARELESRDVAVPDDWHVAYGERHVDAPQGAEVPLPAHVAAALDSRGVNAPDNVVRHAVVAAFDPDVTRRENALEAVRAAAERGPVGICSNCAVPELVPRTLIRAGLRGEFDAVTTSVGCGWRKPHAKSFEAAAEALGVAPSALVHVGDDPATDGGIVDVGGRFLDVTEIPLDAVGGELEAEP from the coding sequence GTGGCAGTTACCTTCGATCTCTTCGGCACGCTGGTCGACGTCGAGTACCCGACGGACCCGGCCGAGGTCGTCGCGCGCGAGCTCGAGTCGCGGGACGTCGCCGTCCCGGACGACTGGCACGTCGCGTACGGCGAGCGACACGTCGACGCCCCGCAGGGTGCGGAGGTTCCCCTCCCGGCGCACGTGGCCGCGGCTCTCGACTCCCGCGGCGTGAACGCGCCCGACAACGTCGTCCGACACGCCGTCGTCGCCGCCTTCGACCCCGACGTCACGCGTCGCGAGAACGCGCTCGAGGCGGTCCGGGCGGCGGCCGAGCGCGGCCCGGTCGGGATCTGTTCGAACTGTGCGGTCCCGGAGCTCGTCCCGCGAACGCTGATACGCGCGGGGCTCCGCGGGGAGTTCGACGCGGTGACGACGAGCGTCGGCTGCGGCTGGCGGAAGCCGCACGCGAAGTCGTTCGAGGCCGCGGCCGAGGCGCTCGGCGTCGCGCCGTCCGCGCTGGTCCACGTCGGGGACGACCCGGCCACGGACGGCGGGATCGTCGATGTTGGCGGGCGCTTCCTCGACGTGACGGAGATCCCCCTCGACGCGGTCGGCGGCGAGCTGGAGGCCGAGCCGTGA